A single region of the Accipiter gentilis chromosome 6, bAccGen1.1, whole genome shotgun sequence genome encodes:
- the EFCAB5 gene encoding EF-hand calcium-binding domain-containing protein 5 isoform X3 produces the protein MPPKVQSALRSFPDVIASGPIDVRKAICDRKLEIIETLEKKVNIDEFTEYVHSYTEHFSNDMFQEILKHLGQCADDFQEAVRHDTWRQMFADLFLDCDYGKVGLLDRQKILALLIDFYDRSPVISKRGFCNPRQWPIIELQEIELVDLWGGLDDQEVCEELSEKLVLSQTGIFEGEILASEPVGDNRQGTYGMRTSVREGLFEQKGISEAETGGISKEENQAAESSDAELRKEGEDAASAVKSTDFEPSDWDGDTIHREKSSFHEVIKTERQTESASADRQEEAFPGSASTGYSLSKDGEPGPEKQVEEEEFSPGRDPDTETNREKDYRLLDGEPGSEEQVCQKEDNGIAEATNTISGPTPEAITTTSEDRAVADMDIIASKQDAPVAEVVKETPARKESFSKQHGSQFGQQTSSETRLQDEDLLQDQCKGPAHSDRQDSPAETSKEFEVPWSGDLLTCDLSCRYSSYGGRIPEDWKRENTRFPDLHPIMAEIQNRWASRTRSAFDESCLNLPQFVQLMETFVGEDISLPTVKRLIAFIKEEYKQTEEEKIEQLEKVHRISRLAQRKLLLEALFEKWDNNASGFLDLEEVDTVLSTFKEGMEKEALRKAKKHLCCRYPQLSRAGKLSPKAFQTFLELVASEFPGNEDEAIDNLVEFLTTSVEQSRMKCLQSLTRRKWLYNIQQAAETSGASMEPVYKAVFKALSQDAETHGDNKKISAYIALLEENQLSPERGQILLHYVACTADDAPYVLNQILYKDMKGVSFAAVEDGKPIHVPRVQLHGSIHFWNYDRPVEERKGSLLVLPLHDAHWRAFGILGLDTLRDQCEKTIFLTHEISFYQGVSHAFSKAYHHIRTLENVLQMTVTALDWLYPRAPSIHTVITYLVEPGKDKTWDYALRKMLTTDNTGQKEIHSSPVLLLRKENLLRDYLFKCTDSSQVIYTSVCGEYHIAVPLHDLSGQALGIFDISIGHHQKLTPHEHKDLQKMLKMAQAACSEILKMSLEETEPTYVLEAEHMANLRHAGILFHRFMLQDLRECVQKLDAESFAEIKSYVEPPALVHNIVKAVLLLLHPNWKGSEKTENWSQCKLKLDDSLIQEIYCFDPTAASVQVQAELLLDCITGVPRAAVWQQGSAPAKYLYHWVDTCLSLADITRSLHSKTTPSLATFGTQFQCTSN, from the exons GTTGGTCTCTTAGACAGACAAAAAATACTTGCCCTGCTGATAGACTTCTATGACAGAAGCCCCGTGATTTCTAAGAGAGGATTCTGTAACCCAAGGCAGT ggCCAATAATTGAGCTGCAAGAGATTGAGCTTGTGGATTTATGGGGAGGCCTTGATGACcaggaagtttgtgaggaactcaGCGAGAAGTTAGTCTTGTCACAAACAGGAATTTTTGAGGGAGAGATTTTAGCATCTGAACCTGTAGGTGATAATAGACAAGGCACATATGGAATGAGAACTAGTGTCAGAGAAGGTCTTTTTGAACAAAAGGGCATAAGTGAAGCTGAGACTGGAGgaatttctaaagaagaaaaccaaGCAGCAGAATCAAGTGATGCTGAGTTGAGAAAGGAAGGTGAGGACGCTGCGTCAGCAGTGAAAAGCACTGATTTTGAACCTAGTGATTGGGATGGAGATACCATACATAGGGAGAAATCCAGTTTCCATGAAGTTATCAAAACTGAGAGGCAAACCGAGTCTGCAAGTGCAGACAGACAGGAGGAAGCTTTCCCAGGATCAGCCTCTACTGGGTACAGTCTCAGTAAAGATGGAGAACCTGGACCTGAAAAacaggtagaggaagaggaatttaGCCCGGGTAGAGACCCTGACACAGAAACAAATAGGGAAAAAGATTATCGTCTCTTGGATGGAGAACCTGGCTCAGAAGAGCAAGTTTGTCAGAAGGAGGACAATGGGATTGCAGAAGCAACCAACACAATTTCAGGACCAACACCTGAAGCTATAACCACAACCTCAGAAGACAGAGCTGTGGCAGACATGGACATCATTGCTTCAAAACAGGATGCTCCAGTTGCAGAGGTTGTGAAAGAAACTCCTGCAAGAAAAGAGAGTTTTTCTAAGCAGCATGGCAGCCAGTTTGGCCAACAGACAAGCTCAGAGACAAGACTGCAGGACGAGGACCTTCTGCAAGACCAGTGTAAAG gTCCAGCACACTCAGACAGACAGGATTCTCCAGCTGAAACTAGCAAGGAGTTTGAAGTGCCATGGTCAG GTGACCTTCTGACTTGTGACCTAAGTTGCAGGTATAGCAGCTATGGAGGAAGAATTCCAGAGGACTGGAAGCGTGAGAACACTAGATTTCCAG ACTTACATCCCATCATGGCAGAGATTCAGAACCGTTGGGCTTCTCGTACTAGGAGTGCCTTTGATGAAAGCTGCCTCAACCTGCCACAGTTTGTACAGCTCATGGAGACATTTGTTGGTGAAGACATTTCTCTGCCTACTGTGAAGAGGCTTATTGCATTTATCAAAGAAGAATACAAacagacagaagaggaaaaaatagaacaACTAGAAAAA GTTCACCGCATCTCTCGCTTGGCTCAACGGAAACTGCTTTTGGAGGCACTTTTCGAAAAGTGGGACAACAATGCGTCCGGGTTTCTGGACCTGGAAGAGGTGGATACTGTTTTAAGCACATTCAAGGAAGGGATGGAAAAAGAGGCCTTGAGGAAGG CAAAGAAACACCTTTGCTGCCGTTACCCACAGCTCAGCAGAGCGGGGAAGCTATCCCCAAAGGCATTCCAGACTTTCCTTGAGTTAGTTGCTTCTGAGTTCCCTGGCAATGAGGATGAAGCTATTGATAACTTGGTGGAATTTCTGACCACAAGTGTGGAACAAAGTCGCATGAAGTGCTTGCAAAGCTTAACCAGGAGGAAATGGCTGTACAATATCCAGCAAGCAGCTGAGACCAGTGGAGCAAGCATGGAACCAGTTTACAAAGCAGTGTTTAAGGCCCTCTCCCAG GATGCAGAAACCCATGGGGATAACAAGAAGATCAGTGCATATATTGCCCTTTTGGAAGAGAACCAGCTCTCACCAGAGCGGGGACAGATTCTCCTACACTATGTGGCATGTACCGCAGATGATGCGCCATATGTTCTAAACCAGATACTTTACAAAGACATGAAAGGAGTCAG ctttgcagCCGTTGAAGACGGAAAGCCAATCCATGTTCCAAGAGTTCAGCTCCATGGAAGTATCCACTTCTGGAATTATGACCGCCcagtggaagagagaaaaggttCACTCCTGGTACTGCCATTGCACGATGCTCACTGGAGAGCTTTTGGCATTCTAGGACTTGACACTCTTCGGGACCAATGTGAGAAAACCATCTTTCTGACCCATGAGATCAGTTTCTATCAG GGAGTTTCTCATGCATTCAGCAAAGCCTACCACCATATCCGCACACTGGAAAATGTTCTACAAATGACTGTTACTGCTCTGGACTGGTTGTATCCTAGGGCACCCAGCATCCACACTGTTATTACGTACCTGGTGGAACCTGGCAAAGACAAG ACATGGGACTATGCTCTGCGCAAGATGCTTACTACAGATAATACAGGACAAAAAGAAATTCATAGCTCTCCTGTCCTTCTCCTCAGAAAAGAAAACCTCTTAAG AGATTACCTATTTAAGTGCACAGACAGTTCACAGGTCATTTACACTTCTGTCTGTGGAGAATACCACATTGCAGTTCCTCTCCATGACCTTTCAGGACAAGCTCTTGGGATATTCGATATCAGCATTGGACACCACCAGAAATTAACACCTCACGAACACAAAGACCTGCAGAAAATGCTAAAGATGGCCCAAGCTGCCTGCTCTGAGATACTGAAGATGTCCTTAGAGGAAACAGAACCGACCTATGTACTGG AGGCAGAACACATGGCAAATTTGAGGCATGCAGGGATTCTGTTCCACCGATTCATGCTACAGGACCTGCGTGAGTGTGTCCAGAAACTTGATGCCGAGAGCTTTGCTGAAATAAAGAGCTACGTAGAACCGCCAGCTCTGGTACATAACATAGTTAAGGCTGTGCTGTTGCTTCTCCATCCAAACTGGAAGGGGTCAGAGAAGACTGAGAACTGGAGTCAGTGTAAACTG AAACTTGATGACAGTTTGATTCAGGAGATTTATTGCTTTGATCCAACTGCTGCATCTGTACAAGTtcaagcagagctgctgctggactgCATCACTG GTGTACCTCGAGCGGCGGTGTGGCAGCAGGGCTCAGCTCCAGCCAAGTACTTGTACCACTGGGTAGACACCTGCCTGTCGCTAGCAGACATCACAAGGAGCCTACACAGTAAAACCACCCCATCTTTAGCCACTTTTGGCACCCAGTTCCAGTGTACCTCCAATTAA